A part of Streptomyces sp. DSM 40750 genomic DNA contains:
- a CDS encoding branched-chain amino acid ABC transporter permease, with the protein MAATATSVAVPAAIDRKAVIQRYATYVILLGLVVWLSANLINSPSQFFSAGMVGLNLGMLYALIALGYTLVYGIIELINFAHGDLFMLGALFSGFLLTTVMGQEHSDFLGIVLLLVTIVGTMLFCGGINVTLEFVAYRRLRRAPKLAPLITAVGMSFVLQFIGLKWNGSTPKQWPSVLPEGSFGIGDFQVDYSLLAVIGVTVPVLLLLRWVITSTRQGKAMRAVAQDQDAARLMGVNVNRTISFTFLIGGALAGTAGVMYQQVVGTTAYNLGYQLGLIAFVSAVLGGIGNISGAVLGGILIGLIQGFNDGLPYGFGQKWSQSVVFAILILLMVFKPEGLLGRPTTEKV; encoded by the coding sequence ATGGCAGCAACTGCCACCAGCGTCGCGGTGCCGGCCGCGATCGACCGCAAAGCGGTCATCCAGCGCTACGCCACCTATGTCATTCTCCTGGGCCTCGTCGTCTGGCTCTCCGCCAACCTGATCAACTCCCCGTCCCAGTTCTTCTCCGCGGGCATGGTCGGGCTCAACCTCGGCATGCTGTACGCGCTCATCGCGCTCGGCTACACCCTTGTCTACGGCATCATCGAGCTGATCAACTTCGCCCATGGTGACCTGTTCATGCTCGGCGCCCTGTTCAGCGGCTTCCTGCTGACGACCGTCATGGGCCAGGAACACTCCGATTTCCTCGGCATCGTGCTCCTGCTCGTCACCATCGTGGGCACCATGCTCTTCTGCGGCGGCATCAATGTGACGCTCGAATTCGTGGCCTACCGCCGCCTGCGCCGGGCCCCGAAGCTCGCTCCGCTGATCACCGCGGTCGGCATGAGTTTCGTCCTGCAGTTCATCGGTCTGAAGTGGAACGGCTCTACGCCCAAGCAGTGGCCGAGCGTCCTTCCCGAAGGCTCCTTCGGGATCGGCGACTTCCAGGTCGACTACAGCCTGCTGGCGGTCATCGGCGTGACCGTGCCGGTCCTCCTGCTGCTGCGCTGGGTGATCACCAGCACCCGGCAGGGCAAGGCGATGCGGGCCGTCGCCCAGGACCAGGACGCCGCCCGGCTGATGGGCGTCAACGTGAACCGGACCATCTCCTTCACCTTCCTGATCGGCGGGGCGCTGGCCGGCACCGCGGGCGTCATGTACCAGCAGGTCGTGGGCACCACGGCATACAACCTCGGCTACCAGCTGGGCCTCATCGCCTTCGTCTCCGCCGTGCTCGGCGGCATCGGCAACATCAGCGGCGCCGTGCTCGGCGGCATCCTCATCGGCCTCATCCAGGGCTTCAACGACGGCCTGCCCTACGGCTTCGGCCAGAAATGGTCCCAGAGCGTCGTCTTCGCCATCCTCATCCTGCTGATGGTCTTCAAGCCCGAAGGCCTGCTCGGCCGACCGACCACGGAGAAGGTGTAG